In Flavobacterium sp. N1736, the following are encoded in one genomic region:
- a CDS encoding glycoside hydrolase family 5 protein, producing the protein MNNQIKNYRLSLVLCFSFLSLWACSSDKEETKKDNKIEVTGLYPSYNTNPIAADANGMSSTAAQLAAKIKLGWNIGNTLEATGGETAWGNPKVTKALIDAVKANGFNAIRIPCSWNQYLENSATAKIKTDWLNRVKEVVQYCVDNDMYVVVNIHWDGGWLENNITEAKKVENNAKQKAFWEQIATQLRGFDEHVLFASANEPAVEDAVQMAVLTSYHQTFIDAVRSTGGKNAYRVLVVQGPTTDIEKTNKLMLTLPTDKIANKMMVEVHYYAPWNFAGLTKDETWGKMFYYWGANYHSTTDTERNASWGEEADLEKNFKLMKAQFVDKGIPVLLGEFGAIRRTTLTGDALTLHLASRAYYLKTVVKQAKANGLLPFYWDEGSLNDKGFGIFNRANNTVFDTQALTALKEGLQ; encoded by the coding sequence ATGAATAACCAAATAAAGAATTATCGGCTAAGTCTTGTTTTATGTTTTTCTTTTTTAAGTCTTTGGGCTTGCAGTTCAGATAAAGAGGAAACAAAAAAGGACAATAAAATTGAGGTTACAGGTTTATATCCAAGTTACAATACAAATCCAATTGCAGCCGATGCAAACGGAATGTCAAGTACAGCCGCACAATTGGCAGCAAAAATAAAATTGGGCTGGAATATTGGAAACACGCTTGAAGCAACAGGGGGAGAAACTGCCTGGGGAAATCCAAAAGTGACAAAAGCATTAATCGACGCTGTTAAAGCAAACGGTTTTAATGCCATTAGAATTCCGTGTTCATGGAACCAGTATTTAGAAAATTCGGCTACAGCCAAAATTAAAACAGACTGGCTAAACAGAGTCAAAGAAGTCGTACAATACTGTGTAGACAATGATATGTATGTTGTTGTAAATATTCATTGGGACGGCGGTTGGCTGGAAAATAATATTACCGAAGCCAAAAAAGTAGAAAACAATGCCAAACAAAAAGCTTTTTGGGAACAAATCGCGACACAATTACGTGGTTTTGATGAGCATGTACTTTTTGCCAGTGCCAATGAACCGGCAGTTGAAGATGCTGTACAAATGGCTGTTTTAACCTCGTATCACCAAACTTTTATAGATGCCGTTCGTTCTACCGGAGGAAAAAATGCTTATCGTGTTTTAGTAGTGCAAGGACCAACAACAGATATCGAGAAAACAAATAAACTAATGTTGACTTTGCCAACCGATAAAATTGCCAACAAAATGATGGTCGAAGTGCATTATTACGCTCCGTGGAATTTTGCCGGTTTAACCAAAGACGAAACCTGGGGAAAAATGTTCTATTATTGGGGAGCAAATTATCATTCAACAACAGACACAGAAAGAAATGCAAGTTGGGGAGAAGAAGCAGATTTAGAGAAAAACTTTAAACTAATGAAAGCCCAATTTGTCGATAAAGGAATTCCCGTTTTGTTAGGAGAGTTTGGCGCCATTCGCAGAACAACTTTAACAGGCGATGCGTTAACTTTACATTTAGCGTCAAGAGCCTATTATTTAAAAACGGTCGTAAAACAAGCAAAAGCAAATGGATTATTACCTTTTTATTGGGATGAAGGAAGTCTAAATGATAAAGGTTTTGGAATTTTTAACAGAGCCAATAATACCGTTTTTGACACTCAGGCATTAACCGCTTTGAAAGAAGGATTACAGTAA
- a CDS encoding phenylalanine--tRNA ligase subunit alpha yields MIDKIKQHIEEAKAFNEKNKESLEQFRIKYLGSKGLLKELFTEFKNIPNDQKKDFGQVINTLKAVAEEKVREIQEELESKEEVKGIFGDLTRSSEPVIIGSRHPISIVKNQIIDIFANIGFNVSEGPEIEDDWHNFTALNLPEYHPARDMQDTFFIQTNPDVLLRTHTSSVQVRYMENHKPPIRTISPGRVFRNEAISSRSHCIFHQVEGLYIDKDVSFADLKQTLLYFTKEMFGKSKIRLRPSYFPFTEPSAEIDIYWGLKTETDYRITKGTGWLEIGGCGMVDPNVLKNCDINPDEFNGFAFGMGVERIAMLLYQIGDIRMFYENDVRFLEQFKANI; encoded by the coding sequence ATGATAGACAAGATAAAACAACATATAGAGGAAGCTAAGGCCTTTAATGAGAAAAATAAAGAATCTTTAGAGCAGTTCCGAATTAAATATTTAGGTAGTAAAGGGTTGCTGAAAGAGCTTTTTACAGAGTTCAAAAATATTCCAAATGACCAGAAAAAAGACTTTGGACAAGTAATAAATACCTTAAAAGCTGTTGCTGAAGAAAAAGTAAGAGAGATTCAGGAAGAACTTGAAAGCAAAGAAGAAGTAAAAGGTATTTTTGGAGATTTAACAAGATCGTCAGAGCCTGTTATTATTGGTTCTCGTCATCCTATTTCTATCGTTAAAAATCAAATTATAGATATTTTTGCCAATATTGGCTTCAATGTTTCCGAAGGTCCGGAAATTGAAGACGACTGGCATAATTTTACGGCATTAAACTTACCTGAATACCATCCGGCGCGTGATATGCAGGATACATTTTTCATTCAGACAAATCCTGATGTGTTGTTGCGTACGCATACATCATCTGTTCAGGTTCGTTATATGGAAAACCACAAACCGCCAATTCGTACGATTTCTCCGGGACGTGTATTTCGTAACGAAGCAATTTCGTCACGTTCGCACTGTATTTTCCATCAGGTTGAAGGATTATACATTGACAAAGATGTATCGTTTGCCGATTTGAAACAGACATTACTTTATTTTACAAAAGAAATGTTCGGAAAATCGAAGATTCGTTTACGTCCGTCCTATTTTCCATTTACAGAACCAAGCGCCGAAATTGATATTTATTGGGGTTTAAAAACCGAAACTGATTACCGTATTACAAAAGGAACCGGCTGGTTAGAAATTGGAGGTTGCGGAATGGTTGATCCGAATGTTCTTAAAAATTGCGACATCAATCCGGACGAATTTAATGGTTTTGCTTTCGGAATGGGAGTGGAACGAATCGCAATGTTACTATATCAAATTGGTGATATTCGTATGTTTTACGAAAATGATGTTCGTTTCCTAGAGCAATTTAAAGCAAATATTTAA
- a CDS encoding Panacea domain-containing protein: MAYNPTTVANYFIDKYSKTGNLTPMKVIKLTYIAYGWYLALTDKKQRLIDENPIAWDFGPVFPSLYYSLKQYKKEKITEKIPNAIKNEKVSGEDGKFLDKIWELYGRYDGIYLSALTHNEGTPWTKVYRKDSNALISDDDIFEHYKNQLKPISA; encoded by the coding sequence ATGGCTTACAATCCAACCACGGTCGCTAATTATTTTATAGACAAATATTCAAAAACAGGTAATCTCACTCCAATGAAGGTAATCAAACTTACCTACATCGCTTATGGCTGGTATTTGGCCTTAACGGATAAAAAGCAAAGATTAATTGATGAAAATCCTATTGCCTGGGATTTCGGACCTGTTTTTCCCTCTTTATATTACAGTCTTAAACAATATAAAAAAGAAAAAATTACCGAGAAAATTCCAAACGCCATCAAGAACGAAAAGGTTTCAGGCGAAGACGGTAAATTTTTAGATAAAATATGGGAGCTTTACGGAAGATATGACGGAATTTATTTGAGTGCTTTAACCCATAATGAGGGCACGCCATGGACAAAAGTTTATCGTAAAGACAGTAACGCCCTTATTTCTGACGATGATATTTTTGAACACTATAAAAATCAATTAAAACCAATTTCTGCCTAA
- a CDS encoding iron-containing alcohol dehydrogenase encodes MLNFELYNPTNLIFGKGQIEKLSTLVPKDAKILLAYGGGSIFKNGVHEQVINNLKGFNIVEFGGIEPNPHFETLMKAVEVIKAEKIDFILAVGGGSVIDGVKFISAAVNFEGNPIDILQKRILIKENAVPFGTVLTLPATGSEMNSGSVVTIAASQEKLAFGGSALFPKFSICDPTVIESLPKRQIQNGVVDAFTHVMEQYLTYPHEGYLQDRIAEGILQTLIEVGPKVVENPTDYALASNFMWSCTMALNGLIQKGVPSDWATHMIGHELTALYGIDHARTLAIIGPSLYNVMFETKKGKLAQYGRRIFNLTGSDDEVAKEAINKTVEFFHTMGMDTKLSQYTDDYTKTADFIVNRFDERGWKGLGENQLVTLDKVKSIVELSY; translated from the coding sequence ATGTTAAACTTTGAATTATACAATCCGACAAATTTAATTTTCGGAAAAGGACAAATTGAAAAACTTTCGACTTTAGTGCCAAAAGATGCTAAAATATTATTGGCTTATGGCGGTGGAAGTATTTTTAAAAATGGAGTTCACGAACAGGTAATCAATAATCTGAAAGGTTTTAATATTGTTGAATTTGGAGGAATTGAACCAAATCCGCATTTTGAAACTTTGATGAAAGCTGTTGAAGTGATTAAAGCCGAAAAAATTGACTTTATTCTGGCTGTTGGCGGTGGATCTGTTATTGATGGTGTGAAATTTATTTCGGCAGCCGTTAATTTTGAAGGAAATCCGATTGATATTTTACAAAAAAGAATCCTGATTAAAGAAAATGCTGTGCCTTTTGGAACTGTTTTAACACTTCCGGCAACAGGAAGCGAAATGAATTCCGGTTCTGTGGTTACGATTGCAGCATCACAGGAAAAATTGGCTTTTGGCGGCAGTGCATTATTTCCAAAATTCTCTATTTGCGATCCAACCGTTATCGAGTCGCTACCAAAAAGACAAATTCAAAATGGTGTTGTAGATGCATTCACACACGTAATGGAGCAATATTTAACGTATCCGCATGAAGGTTATTTACAAGACAGAATTGCCGAAGGAATTTTGCAGACTTTAATCGAAGTGGGTCCAAAAGTGGTAGAAAACCCAACAGATTATGCTTTGGCATCTAATTTTATGTGGAGCTGTACAATGGCTCTAAACGGTTTGATTCAAAAAGGAGTTCCTTCTGATTGGGCAACACACATGATTGGTCACGAATTAACAGCACTTTACGGAATTGACCACGCGAGAACTTTGGCGATTATTGGACCAAGTTTATACAACGTAATGTTTGAAACCAAAAAAGGAAAACTGGCACAATACGGAAGAAGAATTTTCAACCTAACAGGTTCTGATGACGAAGTTGCCAAAGAAGCCATCAACAAAACAGTAGAATTTTTCCATACAATGGGAATGGACACGAAACTTTCGCAATACACTGATGATTATACCAAAACAGCAGATTTTATAGTAAATCGTTTTGATGAAAGAGGCTGGAAAGGTCTTGGCGAAAACCAATTGGTAACTTTAGATAAAGTAAAATCGATTGTTGAGCTTAGTTACTAG
- a CDS encoding sialate O-acetylesterase, whose amino-acid sequence MKKYIIFIFLIFSTMANANVRMPLLFSDGMVLQRNKEIPVWGWADANEKVEVHFNKQTKTIQADKNGKWMIKLSAEKAGGPFELSITGKNKIVIKNVLVGEVWICSGQSNMEFQMYKTMNAEKEMDDSDYPMIRHFGVAQDLSGTPKEDLKAGKWLVANKENIRDFTAAGFFFAKKLYAELKIPIGIINTSWGGTNVETWTSREAFEKSDEFKSMIADVPQVDMDAVFEVYKKSLLDNIKKIQGFDVSIENENQFKEFNFDDKNWPEIKVPSLWENQQIGNIDGVVWMRKTIILTAEQAKSEAVLHLSKVDDEDITYVNGVEVGTNKIWEALRIYKIPTGVLKEGKNVIAVRIADYSGGGGIYGDPADLKIQFKDNNIPLEGLWKFNVVQVKIAVSPNSYPSLLYNAMVNPLVPYAFQGVLWYQGEANVWRAKQYKKAFPLMINDWRTKWNQGNFPFYFVQLSTFNEFNGNSKVGSRWAELREAQLETLKISNTGMVVTTDIGNAKDIHPTNKQDVGLRLAAIAMNNVYGKKQIYSGPTFKSQEIKGNEIILTFDTIGSGLTASDNSENVKGFEIAGADKVFYSAKAIIKNNKVIVSSENVKSPVAVHYGWADDDTEINLFNKEKFPASPFRTDNWAMITANEIYKVTK is encoded by the coding sequence ATGAAAAAATATATAATCTTTATTTTTTTGATATTCAGTACAATGGCAAACGCAAATGTGCGAATGCCTTTGTTGTTTTCTGACGGAATGGTACTGCAGCGCAACAAAGAAATTCCTGTTTGGGGCTGGGCAGATGCAAATGAAAAAGTTGAGGTTCATTTTAACAAACAAACCAAAACAATTCAGGCTGATAAAAACGGAAAATGGATGATAAAACTGTCTGCCGAAAAAGCAGGCGGACCTTTTGAATTATCCATTACAGGAAAAAATAAAATTGTCATCAAAAATGTTTTGGTTGGTGAAGTTTGGATTTGCAGCGGACAATCAAACATGGAATTTCAGATGTACAAAACCATGAATGCAGAAAAAGAAATGGACGACTCTGATTATCCAATGATTCGTCATTTTGGAGTAGCGCAGGATTTAAGCGGAACTCCAAAAGAAGATTTAAAAGCAGGAAAATGGCTGGTTGCCAACAAAGAAAACATTCGGGATTTTACGGCAGCAGGTTTCTTTTTTGCCAAAAAATTATATGCCGAATTAAAAATCCCAATTGGAATTATAAATACTTCCTGGGGCGGAACGAATGTAGAAACTTGGACAAGCCGTGAAGCTTTCGAAAAAAGCGATGAATTTAAATCGATGATTGCCGATGTTCCGCAAGTTGATATGGACGCCGTTTTTGAAGTGTATAAAAAGTCTCTTTTAGATAATATTAAAAAAATTCAGGGATTTGATGTTTCGATCGAAAATGAAAATCAGTTTAAGGAATTTAATTTTGATGATAAAAACTGGCCTGAAATAAAAGTGCCATCATTGTGGGAAAACCAACAAATAGGCAATATCGATGGTGTCGTCTGGATGCGAAAAACAATTATTTTAACTGCCGAACAAGCAAAAAGCGAAGCGGTTTTGCATCTCTCAAAAGTAGACGACGAAGATATTACGTATGTAAACGGAGTTGAAGTCGGAACCAATAAAATTTGGGAAGCTTTAAGAATTTATAAAATTCCAACAGGAGTTTTAAAAGAAGGCAAAAACGTAATCGCAGTAAGAATTGCGGATTATTCAGGCGGTGGCGGAATTTACGGTGATCCTGCCGATTTGAAAATTCAGTTCAAAGACAATAATATTCCACTCGAAGGACTTTGGAAATTTAATGTGGTTCAGGTAAAAATCGCCGTTTCTCCAAACAGTTATCCATCGTTATTATACAATGCAATGGTGAATCCATTGGTTCCGTATGCATTTCAAGGCGTTTTATGGTATCAGGGAGAAGCCAATGTTTGGCGTGCAAAACAATACAAAAAAGCATTTCCGTTAATGATTAACGATTGGCGAACAAAATGGAATCAGGGCAATTTTCCTTTTTACTTCGTACAATTGTCAACTTTCAACGAGTTTAACGGAAACAGTAAAGTGGGCAGCCGTTGGGCAGAACTTCGCGAAGCACAACTTGAGACCTTAAAAATATCAAATACCGGAATGGTCGTAACCACAGATATTGGTAACGCAAAAGACATTCACCCAACAAACAAACAAGATGTAGGTTTGCGTTTGGCGGCAATTGCCATGAACAACGTTTACGGCAAAAAACAAATTTATAGCGGACCAACTTTTAAATCTCAGGAAATTAAAGGAAACGAAATTATTCTGACTTTCGATACTATTGGTTCAGGATTAACAGCTTCAGACAATTCAGAAAATGTAAAAGGTTTTGAAATTGCCGGAGCAGATAAAGTTTTTTATTCCGCGAAAGCGATAATCAAAAACAATAAAGTCATCGTTTCAAGCGAAAATGTAAAAAGCCCTGTTGCCGTTCATTATGGTTGGGCCGATGACGATACCGAAATCAATCTTTTCAATAAAGAAAAATTCCCCGCATCGCCTTTTAGAACCGATAATTGGGCAATGATTACGGCAAACGAAATATATAAGGTTACTAAATAA
- a CDS encoding CvpA family protein — translation MSVLDMIFGVLLAYSLYKGIKNGLFVEIASFISLLLGIYLAIKFSSFMKEIIMKHVSWNPNTIQATAFILTFILVVVGVYLLAKALTGIADFAQLGWLNKLGGGFFRILKTILILSIIIALFEKINFDNTFAKKETLDNSIFYNPIKKVAGFVYPSIEKWYENFKENHTEKKTETTEKE, via the coding sequence ATGAGTGTTTTAGATATGATTTTTGGTGTGCTTTTGGCGTACAGTCTTTATAAAGGAATTAAAAACGGACTTTTTGTAGAAATTGCATCTTTTATTTCTTTATTACTGGGTATCTATTTAGCGATCAAATTTTCTTCTTTTATGAAAGAAATTATCATGAAACATGTTTCGTGGAATCCAAATACGATTCAGGCTACCGCTTTTATCTTAACTTTTATTCTGGTTGTAGTTGGCGTTTATTTATTAGCGAAAGCCTTAACCGGAATCGCAGATTTTGCTCAATTGGGCTGGCTGAATAAATTGGGCGGAGGTTTTTTCAGAATCCTGAAAACGATCTTAATTTTAAGTATTATAATTGCTCTTTTCGAAAAAATAAATTTCGACAATACTTTTGCCAAAAAAGAAACCTTAGACAACTCTATCTTTTATAATCCGATTAAAAAAGTAGCCGGTTTTGTGTATCCTTCTATCGAAAAATGGTACGAAAACTTCAAAGAAAACCACACCGAAAAAAAGACTGAAACAACAGAAAAAGAATAA
- a CDS encoding NAD(P)H-dependent glycerol-3-phosphate dehydrogenase, which produces MSENLKFAVIGGGSWATAIAKMLCVNLSEISWYMRNDAAIEHIQKYKHNPNYLSSVEFDTNKLKLTNNINEAIEYADYVIFAIPSAFLDAELKNMTVSLADKIIFSAIKGIVPETSLIVGEHFHIQYDIPYYNIGVITGPCHAEEVALERLSYLTIACGDPDKAKNVAKQLSGNYIKAKISDDIIGTEYAAMLKNIYAIAAGIAHGLGYGDNFQSVMMSNGIREMKKFIRKVHKMKRNINDSAYLGDLLVTGYSVFSRNRMFGNMIGKGYTVKSAMMEMSMVAEGYYATKSAYKLNQGYGAKTPIIDAVYSILYEGKDAKSVFKKLTESLD; this is translated from the coding sequence ATGAGCGAAAATTTAAAATTTGCAGTAATTGGAGGAGGTAGTTGGGCAACGGCAATTGCAAAAATGCTTTGTGTAAATCTTTCCGAAATTTCGTGGTATATGCGCAATGATGCCGCAATCGAGCACATTCAAAAATACAAACACAATCCTAACTATTTAAGTTCTGTAGAGTTTGATACAAACAAGCTTAAATTAACCAACAATATCAACGAAGCCATAGAATATGCAGATTATGTGATTTTTGCTATTCCGTCTGCTTTTTTAGATGCAGAGTTGAAAAACATGACTGTTTCGTTAGCAGATAAAATTATTTTCTCAGCTATTAAAGGAATTGTTCCTGAAACGAGTTTAATTGTTGGAGAACATTTTCATATTCAATACGATATTCCATATTACAATATAGGTGTTATTACAGGTCCTTGTCACGCAGAAGAAGTGGCGCTAGAAAGACTTTCCTACTTAACAATTGCCTGCGGCGATCCTGATAAAGCGAAGAATGTAGCCAAACAATTATCCGGAAATTACATTAAAGCTAAAATTTCAGACGATATTATCGGAACTGAATATGCCGCAATGCTAAAAAACATTTACGCGATTGCAGCCGGAATTGCTCATGGTTTGGGTTACGGAGATAATTTCCAATCGGTAATGATGAGTAACGGAATTCGTGAGATGAAAAAATTCATTCGAAAAGTACATAAAATGAAACGTAACATCAATGATTCTGCTTATTTGGGCGATTTATTGGTTACAGGATATTCCGTTTTCTCCAGAAACAGAATGTTTGGAAACATGATTGGAAAAGGTTACACAGTAAAAAGTGCGATGATGGAAATGAGCATGGTTGCCGAAGGTTATTATGCTACCAAAAGTGCTTATAAACTAAATCAGGGTTACGGCGCTAAAACGCCAATTATCGATGCCGTTTACAGTATTTTATACGAAGGAAAAGATGCGAAATCTGTATTTAAGAAATTAACGGAGTCTTTGGATTAA
- a CDS encoding glycoside hydrolase family 95 protein, with protein MNVTKTFLILLFTFFCIKSTAQSSHVLWYNQPAEFFEESLVLGNGKLGATVFGGVNSDKIYLNDVTLWSGEPVDAGMNPYAYKNLPEIREALNKEDYKLAEELNKKLQGKNSESYAPLGTIEINNSHKGKVANYHRELDISNAISKVSYEVDGAKFTREYFVSAPDQIMIIKLTSSQKGTLNFDINLSSLLKSNVEIKNNVLEISGIAPMHENPGYNKMGYFPAFPTAEQKEEAAKEAKITRGTRFTSLLKIKNTDGKITTTTNTLGVKNATEAIIYVSVATSFKAFNINPSVDGIANVIAEKKLSKAFSKSFDELKNSHIADYQKFYNRVNLDLGKTTAPNLPTDERLLRYADGKEDKNLEILYFNYGRYLLISSSRTLGVPANLQGIWNPHLNPPWSSNYTMNINLEENYWLAENTNLSEMHLPLLSFIKNLSVTGKITAKTFYGVNEGWAAAHNSDIWAMTNPVGQFGKEDPMWACWPMAGAWLSTHIWEHYIFTQDKEYLKKEGYPLMKGAAQFCLAWLVVDKKGNLITAPSTSPENQYITPDGFVGATMYGGTADLAMIRECFDKTIRASKILNIDADFRAELEKDLVNLHPYQIGKKGNLQEWYFDWDDKDPKHRHQSQLFGLFPGNHITPEKTPDLAEASRKTLEIKGDETTGWSKGWRINLWARLWDGNRAYKMFRELLRYVDPDGKKTETPRRGGGTYPNLFDAHPPFQIDGNFGGAAAVAEMLVQSDENEIRLLPALPDAWETGSVRGICARGGFAIEMNWENKILKKVSVSSKIGGKTTLINGDKKQTITLKKGESLEINW; from the coding sequence ATGAACGTCACAAAAACATTTCTCATTTTACTATTTACCTTTTTTTGCATAAAATCGACAGCGCAATCCAGTCATGTTTTATGGTACAATCAACCGGCAGAATTTTTTGAAGAAAGTTTGGTTTTAGGAAACGGAAAATTGGGAGCAACGGTTTTTGGAGGCGTTAATTCAGATAAAATTTATTTAAACGATGTTACACTTTGGTCGGGAGAACCAGTGGATGCCGGCATGAATCCGTATGCATATAAAAATTTGCCGGAAATTCGCGAAGCGTTAAACAAAGAAGATTACAAGTTAGCTGAAGAATTAAATAAAAAACTGCAAGGTAAAAACTCTGAATCGTACGCGCCGCTTGGAACAATTGAAATCAACAATTCTCACAAAGGAAAAGTTGCCAATTATCATAGAGAACTTGATATTTCGAATGCTATTTCAAAAGTAAGTTACGAAGTTGACGGCGCAAAGTTTACCCGGGAATATTTTGTTTCGGCACCGGATCAAATCATGATTATCAAATTAACGAGCAGTCAAAAAGGAACTTTAAATTTTGATATTAATTTGAGCAGTTTATTAAAATCAAATGTTGAAATAAAAAATAATGTTCTTGAAATAAGCGGTATTGCACCAATGCATGAAAATCCGGGATATAATAAGATGGGATATTTTCCAGCTTTTCCTACAGCTGAGCAAAAAGAAGAAGCAGCAAAAGAAGCGAAAATTACCAGAGGAACACGATTTACTTCCTTATTAAAAATAAAAAATACTGACGGAAAAATCACAACGACGACAAATACTTTGGGCGTAAAAAATGCAACCGAAGCGATAATTTATGTTTCAGTTGCAACCAGTTTTAAAGCGTTTAATATAAACCCGTCCGTAGATGGAATCGCAAATGTTATTGCAGAGAAAAAATTAAGCAAAGCATTTTCAAAATCATTTGATGAATTAAAAAATTCACATATTGCCGATTATCAAAAATTCTACAATCGTGTCAATCTGGATTTAGGAAAAACAACCGCACCGAATTTACCAACAGACGAACGTTTATTGCGCTACGCTGACGGTAAAGAAGATAAAAATCTGGAAATTCTCTATTTTAATTACGGACGATATTTGCTAATAAGCAGTTCCAGAACTTTGGGCGTTCCGGCAAATTTACAAGGAATTTGGAATCCGCATTTAAATCCTCCCTGGAGCAGTAATTATACGATGAACATTAATCTGGAAGAAAATTATTGGCTGGCAGAAAACACCAATCTTTCAGAAATGCATTTGCCATTATTGAGTTTTATAAAAAACCTTTCGGTTACGGGAAAAATAACGGCTAAAACTTTCTACGGCGTAAATGAAGGCTGGGCAGCGGCACACAATTCAGATATTTGGGCAATGACAAATCCGGTGGGACAATTTGGCAAAGAAGACCCAATGTGGGCGTGCTGGCCAATGGCTGGCGCGTGGTTAAGCACACACATTTGGGAACATTATATTTTTACTCAGGATAAAGAATACTTAAAAAAAGAAGGTTATCCGTTGATGAAAGGAGCGGCTCAATTTTGCCTTGCATGGCTGGTGGTTGATAAAAAAGGAAATTTAATTACAGCCCCTTCAACGTCACCCGAAAATCAATATATAACACCGGATGGTTTTGTTGGCGCCACGATGTATGGCGGTACAGCCGATTTGGCGATGATACGAGAATGTTTCGACAAAACAATCAGGGCTTCTAAAATTTTAAATATTGATGCTGATTTCAGAGCTGAACTTGAAAAAGATCTGGTGAATTTACATCCGTATCAAATTGGCAAAAAAGGAAATCTGCAGGAATGGTATTTTGATTGGGATGATAAAGATCCAAAACACCGCCATCAATCACAATTATTCGGACTTTTCCCCGGCAACCATATTACGCCCGAGAAAACACCTGATTTAGCCGAAGCTTCCAGAAAAACGTTGGAAATAAAAGGTGACGAAACTACAGGCTGGTCAAAAGGCTGGAGAATTAATCTTTGGGCAAGACTTTGGGATGGAAATCGTGCATATAAAATGTTTCGCGAATTATTAAGATATGTTGATCCCGACGGAAAAAAAACCGAGACGCCAAGAAGAGGCGGAGGAACTTATCCGAATTTATTCGATGCGCATCCGCCATTTCAAATTGATGGTAATTTTGGCGGAGCTGCAGCCGTTGCAGAAATGCTCGTACAGTCTGACGAAAACGAAATAAGATTATTACCGGCTTTACCAGATGCCTGGGAAACCGGGTCTGTACGCGGAATTTGTGCCCGGGGCGGATTTGCAATCGAGATGAATTGGGAAAATAAGATCCTAAAGAAAGTTTCAGTTTCGTCTAAAATAGGAGGAAAAACAACTTTAATAAATGGAGACAAAAAACAAACTATTACCTTGAAAAAAGGAGAAAGTTTAGAAATAAACTGGTAA